The proteins below come from a single Vitis vinifera cultivar Pinot Noir 40024 chromosome 9, ASM3070453v1 genomic window:
- the LOC100254285 gene encoding disease resistance protein At4g27190-like, translating to MELVTSVLGSLLADVGRHLYGFISSGIRNSRLYFNDLEKEMKLLTDLRNNVEMEGELVTIIEATEWLKQVEGIEHEVSLIQEAVAANHEKCCGGFLNCCLHRRQLAKGFKEVKRLEEEGFSLLAANRIPKSAEYIPTAPIEDQATATQNLAKIMNLLNDDGVRRIGVWGMGGVGKTTLIKNLNNKLRNASSAQPFRIVIWVTVSQELDLKKIQTQIAERLDLGLIMNGSNRTVAGRLFQRLEQEKFLLILDDVWEGIDLDALGVPQPEVHAGCKIILTSRRFDVCREMKTDIEVKMDVLNHEEAWKLFCQNAGEVATLKHIKPLAAGVAGECAGLPLAIIIMGTSMRGKTRVELWKDALNELRRSVPYNIEGIEDKVYKPLKWSYDSLQGESIKSCFLYCSLFPEDFSIQISELVQCWLAEGFINEQQNCEDVKNRGIALIENLKDCCLLEHGDHKDTVKMHDVVRDVAKWIASTLEDGSKSLVESGVGLGQVSEVELSKPLKRVSFMFNKITRLPEHAIGCSEASTLLLQGNLPLQEVPEGFLLGFQALRVLNMSGTQIQRLPSSILQLAQLRALLLKGCLRLVELPPLGSLCRLQVLDCSATLINELPEGMEQLKKLRELNLSRTIHLKTIQAEVIAGLSSLEVLDMTDSEYKWGVKGKVEEGQASFEELECLEKLIDLSIRLESTSCPALEDVNWMNKLNRFLFHMGSTTHEIHKETEHDGRQVILRGLDLSGKQIGWSITNASSLLLDRCKGLDHLLEAITIKSMKSAVGCFSCLKALTIMNSGSRLRPTGGYGARCDLLPNLEEIHLCGLTRLVTISELTSQLGLRFSKLRVMEVTWCPKLKYLLSYGGFIRTLKNLEEIKVRSCNNLDELFIPSSRRTSAPEPVLPKLRVMELDNLPKLTSLFREESLPQLEKLVVTECNLLKKLPITLQSACSMKEIKGEVEWWNELEWADDAIRLSLQHHFNS from the coding sequence ATGGAATTAGTGACTTCTGTGCTGGGTTCACTACTTGCAGACGTAGGTAGACATCTTTATGGCTTCATTTCTTCTGGAATTAGGAATTCCAGGCTGTATTTTAATGATCTGGAAAAAGAGATGAAGCTCCTGACAGACTTGAGAAATAATGTGGAAATGGAGGGTGAATTGGTTACAATCATTGAAGCAACTGAGTGGCTTAAACAGGTTGAAGGGATTGAGCATGAGGTGAGTTTGATTCAGGAAGCTGTAGCAGCCAACCATGAAAAATGTTGTGGGGGTTTCTTGAATTGCTGTCTGCACCGTAGGCAACTGGCGAAAGGGTTCAAGGAGGTGAAAAGACTGGAGGAAGAGGGCTTCAGCCTGCTAGCTGCAAATCGAATACCAAAAAGTGCTGAGTACATCCCAACAGCACCAATTGAAGACCAAGCAACAGCAACACAAAATTTAGCCAAAATAATGAATCTGCTGAACGATGATGGGGTTAGGAGGATTGGTGTTTGGGGCATGGGGGGAGTAGGTAAAACTACTCTCATCAAGAACTTGAACAACAAGCTCAGGAATGCTTCGTCCGCGCAACCTTTCAGGATTGTCATATGGGTTACAGTGTCGCAGGAGCTGGACTTGAAAAAGATACAAACACAAATTGCTGAGAGGTTGGATTTGGGGCTGATTATGAATGGAAGCAATAGGACTGTGGCTGGTAGGTTGTTCCAGAGACTGGAGCAGGAGAAATTTCTCCTCATTCTGGATGATGTTTGGGAGGGAATTGATTTGGATGCTTTGGGAGTTCCTCAGCCTGAAGTTCACGCGGGTTGTAAGATCATATTGACATCTAGACGTTTTGATGTTTGTCGGGAAATGAAGACAGACATTGAAGTTAAAATGGATGTCCTCAACCATGAAGAAGCTTGGAAATTGTTTTGCCAAAATGCAGGGGAGGTAGCCACATTAAAGCACATCAAACCATTAGCAGCAGGAGTGGCTGGAGAATGTGCTGGGTTACCCTTGGCAATAATCATCATGGGAACATCTATGAGGGGGAAGACAAGGGTAGAGCTATGGAAGGATGCATTGAACGAGCTTCGAAGATCAGTACCATACAACATCGAAGGGATCGAGGATAAGGTTTACAAGCCCTTGAAGTGGAGTTATGACTCATTGCAAGGTGAGAGCATCAAGTCTTGTTTCCTCTATTGCTCTTTATTTCCTGAGGATTTCTCAATCCAAATAAGTGAGCTTGTACAATGTTGGCTTGCCGAAGGTTTCATAAATGAGCAACAAAACTGTGAGGATGTAAAAAACAGGGGGATTGCTTTAATTGAAAATCTGAAGGACTGTTGTTTGTTGGAACATGGTGACCATAAGGACACCGTGAAAATGCATGATGTAGTTCGTGACGTTGCTAAATGGATTGCATCCACCTTGGAGGATGGAAGTAAATCCCTTGTTGAATCAGGGGTTGGACTTGGTCAAGTTTCAGAGGTTGAGTTATCAAAGCCTCTCAAGAGAGTTTCTTTCATGTTTAACAAAATAACAAGGCTGCCTGAACATGCTATAGGGTGTTCAGAGGCATCCACTTTATTACTACAAGGTAATCTCCCCCTGCAGGAAGTTCCTGAAGGATTTCTCTTGGGATTTCAAGCACTGAGGGTCTTGAACATGAGTGGAACCCAGATCCAGAggctgccttcttccattctgcaGCTTGCTCAACTTAGAGCTCTTCTTTTGAAGGGGTGCCTTCGTCTGGTAGAATTACCCCCACTGGGAAGCCTCTGTAGATTACAAGTACTTGACTGCAGTGCTACTCTGATCAATGAATTGCCAGAAGGGATGGAGCAATTGAAGAAGTTAAGGGAGCTAAACCTATCACGCACTATCCACCTGAAAACCATTCAAGCTGAAGTTATAGCTGGGTTGTCTAGTTTAGAGGTTCTAGACATGACAGATAGTGAATATAAATGGGGTGTGAAGGGAAAGGTGGAAGAGGGACAAGCATCATTTGAGGAGCTTGAATGCCTTGAgaaattgattgatttatccATTAGGCTGGAAAGTACTTCATGTCCTGCTCTGGAAGATGTCAACTGGATGAACAAATTGAACCGATTCCTATTCCATATGGGTTCAACCACTCATGAAATTCACAAAGAAACTGAACATGACGGAAGACAAGTAATTCTCAGGGGCCTCGATCTCTCGGGAAAGCAGATTGGATGGTCAATCACCAATGCAAGTTCTCTGCTCTTGGATCGTTGCAAGGGATTAGACCATCTGCTAGAGGCCATAACCATTAAGAGCATGAAGAGTGCTGTTGGTTGCTTCTCTTGTTTGAAGGCACTTACTATTATGAATTCTGGCAGCAGGTTACGGCCAACAGGAGGATATGGTGCTCGTTGCGACCTATTACCAAATCTAGAGGAAATTCATCTCTGTGGTCTCACAAGGCTGGTAACCATTTCTGAACTAACTAGTCAGCTTGGACTAAGATTCTCAAAGCTAAGAGTAATGGAAGTGACCTGGTGTCCCAAACTAAAATACCTTCTTTCTTATGGTGGTTTCATCCGAACATTAAAAAATCTGGAAGAAATCAAGGTAAGAAGCTGCAACAATTTGGATGAGCTCTTTATTCCTAGTTCAAGGCGGACTTCTGCCCCAGAACCTGTTCTTCCCAAGCTACGAGTAATGGAACTGGACAATCTTCCCAAGTTGACATCCCTTTTCAGAGAGGAGTCATTGCCACAGCTGGAGAAACTTGTAGTGACTGAGTGCAATCTTCTGAAGAAGCTACCTATCACCCTCCAAAGCGCATGTtccatgaaagaaataaaaggagAAGTTGAATGGTGGAATGAGTTGGAGTGGGCTGATGATGCTATCCGTTTGAGTCTGCAGCATCATTTCAATTCTTAG